A DNA window from Brassica napus cultivar Da-Ae chromosome C1, Da-Ae, whole genome shotgun sequence contains the following coding sequences:
- the LOC125580978 gene encoding uncharacterized protein LOC125580978 → MIHTSRTLEALQLERSSYQGFMVGSVWKDAVISSMHSSSPSFRISHHGNPLQFRDYNWGFHSRPFLSPNFGSFVEVPRWNRLVEPKVPQGYIRSSSYHNINHYHPSPYEMGFNQYPTLHHQTCVDNNCRFPLCDKSKDEYSIPYQPSMDCLMLPTSNDAEKQGDKTNCISLLCYFFERCFSFT, encoded by the exons ATGATCCACACGTCAAGGACACTGGAAGCTCTGCAACTGGAAAGATCTTCTTATCAAGGCTTCATGGTTGGCTCTGTCTGGAAAGATGCGGTTATCTCGTCGATGCATAGTAGCAGCCCTAGTTTCAGAATTTCTCATCATGGAAACCCTCTTCAGTTTAGGGACTACAATTGG GGTTTTCATTCGAGGCCTTTTTTGTCCCCAAATTTTGGTTCTTTCGTGGAAGTACCAAGATGGAATAGGCTGGTGGAGCCTAAAGTGCCTCAAGGTTATATACGAAGCAGCTCATATCACAATATAAATCATTATCACCCTTCGCCTT ATGAAATGGGTTTCAACCAATACCCTACCTTGCATCATCAAACATGCGTGGACAATAATTGTAGATTTCCGTTGTGTGATAAGTCAAAAGATGAATACTCCATACCATATCAACCAAGCATGGACTGTCTTATGCTTCCAACATCTAATGATGCGGAGAAGCAAGGAGACAAAACGAATTGTATTTCATTGTTGTGTTACTTTTTCGAAcgttgtttctcttttacataG
- the LOC125579804 gene encoding protein PHLOEM PROTEIN 2-LIKE A8-like, giving the protein MGKRKNRPQVFINFRGKDVRKKLLPHLKHHLKDRNVNVFTDDDAFGEQVEKIFKYIRRSRTVIVIFSINYLESHWCLDELVEIQKCLECKKVDFAIPIFYKVETSHVKKLSGKFGKKFVALQEKHRKSKVKRWKKAVRYVAKSIGLTYEKRSSISELDFIKKIVERVDFTLTKISSKDKNSPETSKVCS; this is encoded by the exons ATGGGGAAAAGGAAGAACAGGCCACAAGTGTTCATCAACTTCAGGGGCAAAGACGTGCGGAAGAAACTATTGCCACATCTCAAACATCATTTGAAAGATAGAAATGTGAATGTGTTCACTGACGACGACGCTTTTGGAGAACAAGTTGAGAAGATCTTCAAATATATTAGAAGGTCACGGACTGTGATCGTCATCTTCTCCATTAACTACTTGGAGTCACATTGGTGTTTAGACGAGCTGGTTGAGATCCAGAAATGCTTGGAGTGTAAGAAGGTTGACTTTGCCATACCAATCTTTTATAAAGTTGAGACTTCCCATGTCAAGAAACTGAGCGGAAAATTCGGAAAGAAGTTTGTAGCTTTGCAGGAGAAGCATCGCAAATCTAAGGTCAAGAGATGGAAGAAAGCTGTGAGATACGTGGCTAAATCAATTGGACTGACTTATGAGAAAAGAAG TTCAATTTCAGAGTTGGATTTCATCAAGAAGATTGTGGAAAGGGTTGATTTTACTTTAACCAAAATTTCATCAAAGGATAAAAATAGTCCTGAGACATCTAAGGTGTGTTCTTAG
- the LOC111204524 gene encoding uncharacterized protein LOC111204524 codes for MICPMSRLIYKSGFEDLHVDLPCVERFQLFPHMRYVDLRRAAYFSLSIETPAYPREYGSCYAIGRKTDALPEGTHSVFEVHCCSYVNYFLKRFSRGRALWTMDQVNTFIFGEQWLDQMSFTQQWLDQKAKSNF; via the exons ATGATTTGTCCCATGTCGCGTCTGATCTACAAATCGGGGTTTGAGGATCTGCATGTTGACCTGCCTTGTGTAGAACGCTTCCAG CTATTTCCTCATATGAGATATGTCGATCTTCGAAGAGCAGCGTATTTCTCTCTGTCCATAGAGACACCAGCATATCCACGGGAGTATGGGTCCTGTTATGCCATAGGGAGGAAGACAGATGCTCTTCCTGAAGGCACCCATAGCGTTTTTGAAGTCCATTGTTGTAGCTATGTCAACTACTTTTTGAAGAG GTTCTCTCGAGGCAGGGCTCTTTGGACGATGGACCAGGTGAACACTTTCATCTTCGGGGAGCAGTGGCTGGACCAGATGTCTTTCACCCAGCAGTGGCTGGACCAGAAAGCCAAATCTAATTTTTGA
- the LOC111203680 gene encoding protein PHLOEM PROTEIN 2-LIKE A8-like, translating to MENTNPQVFISFRGEDAREKFLPLLKDRLKRSKVNVFTDEDASGVPLEHLLEEIRNSRIAVVLLSKNYAESHWCLNELVEIKKCIETKKLDFVIPVFYKVKTHHVKKQSGRFGEKFLAYQEALLVEAGDERKKKKRANSKIKRWKKALTFVARMIGVSYDKRM from the coding sequence ATGGAGAATACTAATCCTCAAGTGTTCATCAGTTTCAGGGGAGAAGACGCGCGTGAAAAGTTCTTGCCCCTTCTCAAAGATCGTTTGAAAAGGAGCAAAGTGAATGTGTTCACCGACGAAGACGCGTCTGGAGTACCCCTCGAACATCTATTGGAAGAGATTCGAAACTCACGAATCGCAGTTGTTCTCCTTTCCAAGAACTACGCAGAGTCACATTGGTGTTTGAACGAGCTGGTTGAGATCAAGAAATGCATAGAGAccaagaagcttgatttcgtCATACCCGTCTTCTATAAGGTGAAGACTCATCACGTCAAGAAGCAGAGCGGGAGGTTTGGGGAAAAGTTTCTGGCTTATCAAGAGGCTTTGCTTGTTGAAGCAGGtgatgagaggaagaagaagaagcgtgCCAATTCCAAGATCAAGAGATGGAAGAAAGCTCTAACGTTTGTTGCTCGAATGATTGGAGTGTCTTATGACAAGAGGATGTAA
- the LOC125579805 gene encoding uncharacterized mitochondrial protein AtMg00810-like codes for MEIKEWRDLVDDEVSAMIRNGTWFESELSKGKKAVTSMLLFTINQQGIIVILIYVDDIIHTGSDKEEIISTKAFLKATFDIKDLGELKYLLGIEMCRSKEGLFLSQRKYTLDLLNEAGDLGGRAAKTPLEEGYKVMRKGETEDKSYEDVKHYRRMVGKLIYLTITRPDVCFAVNQEIELI; via the exons ATGGAGATAAAGGAATGGAGAGACTTAGTAGATGATGAGGTCAGTGCCATGATCCGAAATGGAACTTGGTTTGAGAGTGAGCTTTCCAAAGGCAAGAAGGCTGTCACAAGCATGTTACtattcactatcaa CCAGCAAGGAATCATTGTCattctcatctatgttgatgacattatccaCACGGGCAGTGACAAAGAAGAGATCATCTCGACCAAAGCGTTCCTTAAGGCTACATTTGATATCAAGGACTTGGGAGAGCTCAAATACTTACTAGGGATCGAGATGTGTAGGTCTAAGGAAGGGTTGTTTCTATCTCAAAGGAAATACACCCTTGACTTACTAAATGAGGCTGGAGATCTTGGTGGAAGAGCTGCCAAAACACCTCTAGAGGAAGGATACAAAGTGATGCGTAAGGGGGAGACTGAAGACAAGTCATATGAAGATGTAAAGCACTATAGGAGAATGGTGGGAAAACTCATCTATCTTACCATTACCCGACCAGATGTATGCTTTGCAGTAAACCAA gagatcgAGTTGATatga